The following nucleotide sequence is from Paeniglutamicibacter kerguelensis.
CTAGACTTATGGGGTGAATGAACGGCTAAATCGCCTGGCAAAATTGCCCCTGCGAGAGAATCTTCAAGGTCTTGAACCCTACGGCGCACCCCAAATTGACGTACCGATCCAGCTGAACGTCAATGAAAACACCCATCCGTTGCCCGAAGCCGTTCATCGCGCGATCGTCGAGGAAGTGTCCGCTGCGGCGCTGGGACTTAATCGCTACCCCGACCGTGAATTCACCGAGTTGCGTGAGCGCCTGGCAGCCTACCTCGGCCACGACCTGAATGCCGAGAATATCTGGGCGGCAAACGGATCCAATGAAGTGCTGCAACAAATCCTGCAGGCATTCGGCGGACCGGGCCGCACGGTCATGGGATTCCCTCCCACCTATTCGATGTACCCGCTGCTGGCCAGCGGAACCGACACCGCATACATTGCCGGTGTTCGCTCCGAGGGCTATGCCCTGTCCGCAGCCGATGCCGCGGAACAGGTGCGCGCCGCGGCACCCAACATCGTTTTCCTTTGCTCACCCAACAACCCGACGGGTACGGCCCTGGGCCTGGATGTCGTCGAGGCCGTCTACGAGGCCGGTGCCGCAAGCAATGCCATCATCATCGTGGATGAGGCCTACGCGGAATTTGCCCACAACGGAACCCTGTCGGCGCTGTCCCTGTTGCCGGGCCGCGAGCGCTTGATCGTCTCACGCACCATGTCCAAGGCCTTCGCCCTGGCCGGGGCCAGGGTTGGTTACCTCGCCGCCGCTCCCGAGGTCACCGATGCCATCCGCTTGGTCCGTCTGCCGTACCACCTTTCGGCGGTGACCCAGGCGACGGCCAATGCCGCGCTCAAGCACGTCGAGGCGCTGCTGGCCAACGTCGAGGACATCAAGTCCCAGCGCGACCGGATCGTCAACGAGCTGACCCGCATGGGCTTGAACCCTGCGTCGTCGGACTCGAACTTCGTGTTCTTCGGCGGCCTCGAGAACCCCCGGTACATCTGGGAGGGCCTGCTGGAAGCCGGAGTCATCATCCGCGATGTCGGCATCCCCGGCCACCTGCGCGTCACGGCCGGCACCGAAGCCGAAACCACGGCGTTCCTGGTCCGCTTGGAAGAACTGCTCAATCAGGGTCCGCACGGGCACTAACGCTAAACTCATAGGTGCGGGGTTGCGCCGGACATATCCGTGTCCCCATCCCCGTGCCTCACATCCTCGTCTAAACGCCTGATCAAAAGGAATGTGCATGTCTGCCGAAAAACTCACGGGTCGTCGCGCTCGCCTCGAACGCACCACCAGCGAGTCCTCCGTCTTTGTCGAACTCGATTTGGACGGCACCGGCCGTTCCGAAATCAGCACCAGTGTTCCGTTCTACGACCACATGCTGACCGCACTTTCCAAGCATTCGCTGATCGACCTCACGGTGCGCGCCACCGGCGACACCCACATCGACGTGCACCACACCGTCGAGGACGTTGCCATCACCATCGGTGAGGTCCTGCGCACCGCGCTAGGCAACAAGGCGGGCATCCGCCGCTTCGGTGAAGCCACGGTTCCGCTGGACGAGGCACTGGCAAACGCCGTCGTCGACATCTCCGGTCGACCCTACCTGGTGCACACCGGCGAGCCCGCGGGACAGGAATACCACCTCATCGGCGGACACTTCACCGGTTCGCTGACCCGCCACGTCTTCGAGGCGCTCACCCTGCACGCCCAGATCTGCCTGCACATGACCGTGATCGGCGGCCGGGACCCGCACCACATCGTCGAGGCCCAGTTCAAGGCCTTCGCCCGCGCACTGCGCGAAGCCGTGGAGCCCGATGCCCGCATCGGCAACGCCATCCCTTCCACCAAGGGTGCGCTGTAAATGGCCGAGCGCAAGAAAGTCACTGTTCTTGACTACGGGTCGGGCAACGTCCGCTCCGCGGTGCGTGCACTTGAGGCGGCCGGGGCCGAGGTAACGCTCTCGGCAAAGCCCGACGACATCCTCAACTGCGACGGACTCTTTGTCCCGGGCGTCGGCGCCTACGCCGCGGTCATGCAGGCGCTCAACGATGTCGGGGCCATCCGCTGGATCGGACGCCGCATCGCCGGCGGCCGACCGGTCCTTGGCATCTGCGTTGGACACCAGATCTTCTTTGAAGAAGGCGTTGAACACGGGGTGCGCACCCCGGGCATGGGCGAATGGCCGGGCACCGTGGAGCTGCTCAAGGCACCCGTCGTCCCGCACATGGGATGGAACACCGTCACGCCCCCGGAAGGCAGCAAGCTCTTCAAGGGCATCGAAAACGAACGCTTCTACTTTGTGCACTCCTACGCGGTGCAGGAATGGAACTTCGACGTGGCCCAGCCTAAGATGCTCCCGCCGCAGGTGACCTGGTCGGAACACGGGGTCCCCTTCGTGGCCGGCGTGGAAAACGGCCCGCTGTGCGCCCTGCAGTTCCACCCCGAGAAGTCCGGCGAAGCCGGTGCGCAATTGCTGCGCAACTGGTTGGAGACCCTCTAACATGTGGACGATCTTGCTCATGCTGTTGGCCGGGCTGCTGGCCGGCGGCGCAATTTCGCTGCGCCAGC
It contains:
- the hisB gene encoding imidazoleglycerol-phosphate dehydratase HisB yields the protein MSAEKLTGRRARLERTTSESSVFVELDLDGTGRSEISTSVPFYDHMLTALSKHSLIDLTVRATGDTHIDVHHTVEDVAITIGEVLRTALGNKAGIRRFGEATVPLDEALANAVVDISGRPYLVHTGEPAGQEYHLIGGHFTGSLTRHVFEALTLHAQICLHMTVIGGRDPHHIVEAQFKAFARALREAVEPDARIGNAIPSTKGAL
- a CDS encoding histidinol-phosphate transaminase translates to MNERLNRLAKLPLRENLQGLEPYGAPQIDVPIQLNVNENTHPLPEAVHRAIVEEVSAAALGLNRYPDREFTELRERLAAYLGHDLNAENIWAANGSNEVLQQILQAFGGPGRTVMGFPPTYSMYPLLASGTDTAYIAGVRSEGYALSAADAAEQVRAAAPNIVFLCSPNNPTGTALGLDVVEAVYEAGAASNAIIIVDEAYAEFAHNGTLSALSLLPGRERLIVSRTMSKAFALAGARVGYLAAAPEVTDAIRLVRLPYHLSAVTQATANAALKHVEALLANVEDIKSQRDRIVNELTRMGLNPASSDSNFVFFGGLENPRYIWEGLLEAGVIIRDVGIPGHLRVTAGTEAETTAFLVRLEELLNQGPHGH
- the hisH gene encoding imidazole glycerol phosphate synthase subunit HisH, translating into MAERKKVTVLDYGSGNVRSAVRALEAAGAEVTLSAKPDDILNCDGLFVPGVGAYAAVMQALNDVGAIRWIGRRIAGGRPVLGICVGHQIFFEEGVEHGVRTPGMGEWPGTVELLKAPVVPHMGWNTVTPPEGSKLFKGIENERFYFVHSYAVQEWNFDVAQPKMLPPQVTWSEHGVPFVAGVENGPLCALQFHPEKSGEAGAQLLRNWLETL